Genomic segment of Bos taurus isolate L1 Dominette 01449 registration number 42190680 breed Hereford chromosome 6, ARS-UCD2.0, whole genome shotgun sequence:
AAATAATGAGATACCTGGTCCTTGGGATAACAGAGGGAAAAGTCCTGGAGTTCTGAAGTCTGTCCTTTCACACACGAAGCTTCATGCCTTTGCACATGCAAAGAGGGAACAGCTAAGAATGCCCTTCCAACCCCAGAATGCTGGTGAACTCTGTTTCATgctccagcttgaacatcttctCTTCCATGTTGCCCTTCCCTCGGCTGCCTGCCCAGATGGGCAGTTCATCACTCATGCTGGAATGATTCTGGCATCATCACATTTATCTCTTAAACTACTATGATCAACTTGTTTTGATGAGttttgatgaggaaactgaggctcagagaaatcaaGTAAGCTTACCCAAATCCCACAGTTAGTTAATACCTGTTCTGGCCTGCCCTGCTgttctctcttttcccttttgcCTTCTTCAATGAGATTTCAACACAAAGCGAGACTTCCTCGGGGAAGCCTTCCCTAAACATATTGTCTTGGTCAATTCCACCTATTATACACTTTCATAAGGCCATGTGCTCTTTCTGTGTAGCACTTGCAACAGTTGTAATTGTACATTTCTCTGGATGACTCCGGTTAAAGCCTATACCCACTACTAGACATAATCTTGTGGAGGGAAAGGGCAATGCATATATAttggccttcctggtggctcaggaggtaaagaatctgcctgccatgtgagagacctgggttcgatccctgagttgggaagatcccctggaggaagtgaagtgaagtctctcagtcgtgtctgactctttgcaaccccatggactgtagcctaccaggttcctccatccatgggattttccaggcaagcgtactggagtgggctgccattttcttctccagggcatcttcccaacccagggatcgaacccaggtctcctgcattgcagacagatgctttaccatctgagccaccagggaagcctggaggagggaatggcaacccactctagtattcatgtctgggaaatcccatggacagagaagcctagctggctacagtccatgcagttgcaaagagtctgacacaactgagtgactaacactttgacataGGTCTACCTTTGTATTCTCAGCAAATAAAACAGCATCTGggacataataggtgctcaataaatatttgttggataagTGAATAAAGAACTGAAATTCAACCCCGTTTCTCTAAAGTCCAAGTTCTTTTCTAAAATCACATGTTGGTGCTGCCCAGGAGGACAAGATGGGATGGAGGTCATTTCAGGGTACGGAATTACAGTACAACTCATTGGAGAAATTACAgtttgtggggtgtgtgtgtgtgtgtgtgtgtgtgtgttggtagtGGCTTGAATTCAGCCTGTGTGTGGAGGAGGGGCAGAAGTTGGGGCACTGGGCAAGGACACAATGCTTACAAGACTTCAAAGGATCAAGGATCACAGGGAGCTACAGAGGGTTTTTCATCAGGGGAGAGGCTCATAGTTATATTTGAGAAAGATCATTCTGCCTGGCATCTAGTGGAGAGTGGACAGAACCGGAGGCTAGGATCATGTCATCATAAAACAGCTTGGAGGAGGAACGTCCCAGGCAGGGACGTCAGTAGAGACAGGGGTGGTCCAGCACCTAGGAGATGGGGAGGGGAAGTAGTAAGTGTGCGTCTCTAGTGTTAGGCATAGACCCCTGGACAGATTGTCTTGTCATTTATGGGAGCAGAAAGCACTGAAGACGGGAGATGCTTCGAGCGGGGAGAGGCTGTGTAAGGACGAGCAGTCTGGCTATTGGACCAGGGTGCAGGTGGGGGCCAGTGTGAATGGGGCAGGTGGGTCAGGGTGGAGAGAGACTAGGGAAGGGATGAGAGAGTTCAGCCCCTGTTTCTAGCCTCAGTGCAGTATAGGTGTGTGGATCAGCGGGTCTCAGACGAGACTGGGCAGAACCCTGCTGCCTCCTCCATTTCTCTCTGCAGCTGCTTCCAGCTGAGCTTTACACCAGACCTGACAACTCACAACTGGAGCTGATCAACTGGGAGGGCGGTGAGATCCAGGCACACCGcccaccctctccagtgtttcctCACCATTTGTTTTAAGAGTCTGGGCTTTGGGCCACTTATTCAAGTCTCAGGTTCCTCTTCTGTTAAAAATGAGACAGGAACCAATCCATCCCTCCAAAGGAAGGACTGAAAGTGCCCTGCAGGGGGAAACCCCAGACTGGCTGGaggtccctccctcctccttgccTGCTGGGTTCATCCGAATTATTCCCCAAAGGGAAAGCCATGTaaggattgggggtgggggaggggaaagggctTTCCCAAGAGGTCAGTCTTAGGATGGATGCTGGGGGAAGTTGAGAGGAGATGTTCCCTGGACAAACTGCCTCCTGGCTTCATTGAACCCTACACCACCAGATGGGGAAGGAATCGCACCCCTCCCCCCGCGCCCTCCACCCCTTCCATTTTgtggatgaggaaaccaaggcccagggaAGTTAAAGAAGACTTTATggtcacacagtgaggaaaagagtCCTAAGTAGGGCTTCGGTCTATGAGAAATCCCAAGCCCTCCTCTTGAAACACTCTTTTCTGGTCTAGAAGCCAGTGATTCCAAACGTGGTCAGGGCCAGGGCACCAGGGCTGGGCTGGCACCTCTCCAGTTTCCTGGGGACGCGGGTCTGGGTCTTCCCAGGGCCAGGATTTGGTACTAGGGCGCTTCCCAAACCTGCGGGTTTGGTCGCCAGACTCCGGCGGGCGCAGCGTGCAGAGTAAGGGCGCCAAGGCATAGGTGGGGCGGGCGCGCCGGAGATTGGAGCGCCGAGGCGCTGGGGCGGGAGAGCGGGCCCCGGGAGCTGCGGGGGACGGAGCAGGCAGCGCTCGCCCGGCGCCCCCGCCCCCTCGGTGGCGGCTCGCTCTCTGCTTCTCCGGCTCCGAACCAGACAcagccgccgccgctgccgccaccGGCTGGTGCGCTGCCGGCGGCCGGGAACAGCCCCGCGAGCACCCGCCGCTTCCCGGCACCAGAGGGGCGCAACGCGGTCACCAAGCCGGTGGCACTCGAGGATGCTAGAGGGGTCCCGGCACGCTCCGGGGACCCCCCAGCGCAGCACACGGTGAGCGACCCCCGGGGCTCGGTGATCCCTTAAGCTGCGGGTCCCGGGGTGCCACCCCCCGGGTACCTGATGGGGCCGCCCGGGGGGCGCAGGGTAGAAGCCGGGACCGCGCGCAGCCCGCCTTTGCAGCCGAACCCGATATGTTGCCCCCTGGGCGCAACGGCACCTCGCACCGGGCGCGGTCGGGGCAGCAGCAGCTGGCGCAGGGGGGCGCCGTGGGGGACTCGGAGGGGGCGACGCTGCTGGGGCCCGCGCAGGTGGTCACCGCCGGCCTCCTGACCCTGCTCATCGTCTGGACCCTGCTGGGCAACGTGCTGGTGTGCGCAGCCGTCGTGCGCAGCCGCCACCTGCGCGCCAAGATGACCACCAACGTGTTCATCGTATCCCTCGCGGTGTCCGACCTCTTCGTGGCGCTGCTGGTCATGCCCTGGAAGGCGGTGGCCGAGGTGGCGGGTTACTGGCCTTTTGGGGCCTTCTGCGACATCTGGGTGGCCTTCGACATCATGTGTTCCACCGCCTCCATCCTGAACCTATGCATCATCAGCGTGGACCGCTACTGGGCCATTTCCAGGCCCTTCTGCTACGAGCGCAAGATGACCCAGCGTGTGGCCTTGGTCATGGTTGGCCTGGCGTGGACCTTGTCCATCCTCATCTCCTTCATCCCAGTCCAGCTCCATTGGCACAGGGACAAGGTGGGCTCCAGGGATGGGCTGGACCCTCCATCCAACCTGGCCAACGGGACGCCTTGGGAGGAAGCCGGGGAGTCAGATAGGAGTGCAGAGAACTGCGACTCCAGCCTGAACCGCACTTACGCCATCTCGTCCTCACTCATCAGCTTCTACATCCCGGTGGCCATCATGATCGTGACCTACACGCGTATCTACCGCATCGCCCAGGTGCAGATCCGTAGGATCTCCTCACTGGAGAGGGCTGCGGAGCATGCGCAGAGCTGCCGCAGCCGCGAGGCCTGCGCGCCCGACTCGGGCCTGCGGGCATCCATCAAGAAGGAGACCAAGGTCCTCAAAACTCTATCGGTGATCATGGGGGTCTTTGTGTGCTGCTGGCTGCCCTTCTTCATCCTTAACTGCATGGTCCCCTTCTGCAGCGGACATCCCGAGAGCTTCTTCTGCGTCAGCGAGACCACCTTTGATGTCTTCGTCTGGTTTGGCTGGGCCAACTCCTCGCTCAACCCCATCATCTATGCCTTCAACGCTGACTTCCGCAAGGTATTCGCCCAACTGCTGGGGTGCAGTCACCTGTGCTCCCGCACCCAGGTGGAGACGGTGAACATCAGCAACGAGCTCATCTCCTACAACCAGGACACTGCCTTCCACCGGGAGATCGCAGCTGCCTACATCCATCGGATCCCCAACGCGGTGACCCCGGGGGACGCAGAGGtggacaaggaggaggaggaggcaagcCCTTTTGATCAAATGTCCCGGATCTCTCAGACGTCCCCGGAGGGTGACCCTGCTGGCCAGTCGGTCTGGGAGCTGGACTGTGAGGGGGGAATTTCACTGGGCAAAATCACACCTTTCACCCCAAATGGATTCCATTAAACTGCCTAAGCACCCTTCTTCGCGGATCAACATAACTGCACAGGCATTAACAAGCATGCAGAATACACACGGGATGCACACAAATACATTTCCACTGCTGCTAAGTTTATCGGGCCTTCAGTGTCGGTGTAGTAGTCCATGTGCTCAGAAACCTCAGCGGACTGATTTGTTGTGGAAATATTTGGAGAAAGCAGTTGGAAAAAGCTCCGTCAAATGTATCCTAGCCTAGCAGAGATGGACCCACGGTTCTGCTAGAGAAAATAAGATGGTAATTagatcccccccccaaaaaagtggtACTTAGTCTGTAAAAAATATACTCTCCCCTCCCCTTATAAGTGAATAGATTGTTCATTGTGAACAAGTGACTTCTTTGTGTTTGGGTTCATTTTTAAGCAATAGGTTCAATGTGTGTGTAGCCTGATGGGAGTGCGTGTATGTCTTTCCTGTATCTTGCTTCCTGTGGCCTGTGTTTCTGTAGTTTCTGCTTTCCGTGTGTCTTTGCTCCAGCTGAGGAATTCTTCCTGATCTGTTctgatgtctaataaacacaaaTTATGTGTTCTATGGGGTGATTACTGTTGCTTTGCCAGATT
This window contains:
- the DRD5 gene encoding D(1B) dopamine receptor; its protein translation is MLPPGRNGTSHRARSGQQQLAQGGAVGDSEGATLLGPAQVVTAGLLTLLIVWTLLGNVLVCAAVVRSRHLRAKMTTNVFIVSLAVSDLFVALLVMPWKAVAEVAGYWPFGAFCDIWVAFDIMCSTASILNLCIISVDRYWAISRPFCYERKMTQRVALVMVGLAWTLSILISFIPVQLHWHRDKVGSRDGLDPPSNLANGTPWEEAGESDRSAENCDSSLNRTYAISSSLISFYIPVAIMIVTYTRIYRIAQVQIRRISSLERAAEHAQSCRSREACAPDSGLRASIKKETKVLKTLSVIMGVFVCCWLPFFILNCMVPFCSGHPESFFCVSETTFDVFVWFGWANSSLNPIIYAFNADFRKVFAQLLGCSHLCSRTQVETVNISNELISYNQDTAFHREIAAAYIHRIPNAVTPGDAEVDKEEEEASPFDQMSRISQTSPEGDPAGQSVWELDCEGGISLGKITPFTPNGFH